Proteins encoded by one window of Astatotilapia calliptera chromosome 13, fAstCal1.2, whole genome shotgun sequence:
- the LOC113034964 gene encoding SLAM family member 9-like — MGRSVVLGALLVLLVANVSFCQAQTVEKYFRVGGTLQLSPEPVYEQITSIVWTYGKNLLAEWEKDQIPLTYYSKFRGRTTLNTGTGELEIRDMTAADSGWYSVEINNQFQGRVHKTVAIEDVPRPEVTLQPLACDRPSLCGLKCYGDITNAGPVTYSWKKDDGEWERGQDKRDLSSLEMDSVKTFTCRMENSVSQKESLPFKNRFYQEKTPEPESAAAFFYRFKESVKTGIDVIFAAMFPTAPEQ; from the coding sequence ATGGGTCGGTCTGTGGTTCTCGGAGCgctgctggtgctgctggtgGCTAACGTTAGCTTCTGTCAGGCCCAGACTGTGGAGAAGTACTTCAGGGTTGGTGGCACACTTCAGCTCAGCCCTGAGCCGGTCTATGAACAGATCACCAGCATCGTGTGGACATACGGCAAGAACCTGCTGGCTGAGTGGGAGAAAGACCAGATTCCTCTGACATATTACAGCAAGTTTAGAGGCCGAACCACTCTGAACACTGGCACAGGAGAGTTGGAGATCAGGGACATGACTGCGGCGGACAGTGGATGGTATTCAGTGGAGATCAACAACCAGTTCCAGGGTCGGGTTCATAAGACTGTGGCGATCGAGGATGTGCCCCGACCTGAGGTGACTCTGCAGCCGCTGGCGTGTGATCGACCATCGCTATGCGGACTGAAATGTTATGGAGACATTACAAATGCCGGGCCTGTCACCTATTCCTGGAAGAAGGACGATGGAGAGTGGGAAAGGGGACAAGACAAAAGGGATCTCAGCAGTCTGGAAATGGACAGCGTGAAAACCTTCACCTGCAGGATGGAAAACTCAGTGAGCCAGAAAGAGAGCTTACCCTTCAAAAATCGATTCTACCAGGAGAAAACGCCAGAACCAGAATCAGCAGCGGCTTTTTTCTACAGATTCAAAGAATCAGTCAAGACTGGGATTGATGTTATTTTTGCAGCAATGTTCCCAACAGCCCCTGAACAATGA